A single window of Modestobacter italicus DNA harbors:
- a CDS encoding ABC transporter permease produces MNASRHAAGQGLRRGWTEFVQSVRSPQDQGFYLFTGLVTLAVLWFNRDNEVGSTGLMYPTYALPSVLGALLTFGVVIGPAYALAMEREDGTLLRHKAVPHGMQGYVTGQLTFQSLSLAPGLLVVLVPSLLLFDDVMQGGAGGWLAVAGLVVIGLLATLPWGMVLGSVVPGVQKVGTWGMLPVLVLVAISGVFTPVQAMWGWVQAVAQVFPVYWIALGMRSAFLPAEAAVAELGDSWRTGTMLVVLSAWAVAGLLVAPRVLRRMARRQSGSAVQAAREAALQWVR; encoded by the coding sequence GTGAACGCCTCCCGGCACGCCGCCGGCCAGGGCCTCCGCCGAGGCTGGACGGAGTTCGTGCAGAGCGTCCGCAGCCCGCAGGACCAGGGCTTCTACCTCTTCACCGGGCTGGTCACCCTCGCCGTCCTGTGGTTCAACCGGGACAACGAGGTGGGCAGCACCGGGCTGATGTACCCGACGTACGCGCTGCCGAGCGTGCTCGGCGCCCTGCTCACCTTCGGCGTGGTGATCGGCCCGGCGTACGCCCTGGCGATGGAGCGCGAGGACGGGACCCTGCTGCGGCACAAGGCGGTCCCGCACGGCATGCAGGGCTACGTGACCGGTCAGCTCACCTTCCAGTCGCTCAGCCTGGCACCCGGCCTGCTGGTCGTGCTGGTGCCGAGCCTGCTGCTCTTCGACGACGTCATGCAGGGTGGCGCGGGCGGCTGGCTGGCCGTCGCCGGCCTGGTCGTGATCGGCCTGCTCGCGACGCTGCCGTGGGGCATGGTGCTCGGCTCGGTGGTGCCGGGCGTCCAGAAGGTCGGCACCTGGGGGATGCTGCCCGTCCTCGTGCTGGTGGCGATCTCCGGCGTCTTCACCCCGGTGCAGGCCATGTGGGGCTGGGTGCAGGCCGTGGCCCAGGTCTTCCCGGTCTACTGGATCGCGCTGGGCATGCGCTCGGCGTTCCTCCCCGCGGAGGCGGCGGTGGCCGAGCTGGGAGACTCCTGGCGCACGGGCACGATGCTGGTGGTGCTCTCCGCGTGGGCGGTGGCCGGCCTGCTGGTCGCGCCCCGGGTGCTCCGCCGGATGGCCCGCCGCCAGTCGGGCTCGGCGGTCCAGGCGGCACGGGAGGCGGCTCTGCAGTGGGTGCGGTGA